CGTGGCGGCGTGGTCGGTGTGGGCGAGCGCCGGACTCGCGGCGAGGAGGAGGCTGGTTGAGCCAAGTTTGTGCAAAGGGCGGCGGGGTGCCGTGGCCATGATCGGTCTCATCGCTTGGCGGCGATATGGGCGAGGAGATCCTCGCAATCCTGCTCACTCAGATGGACGAGCTGATGCGCCGGGATGGCGCGCGAGGCGAGCTTCTCGCGGATCTGTGAAAGCGGCGTCTTGAGCCGGGTGGGCTTCACGTGGCAGCTAGCACAGGTGCTGCGGAAGATCGCCTCGCCCCG
The nucleotide sequence above comes from Thiobacter sp. AK1. Encoded proteins:
- a CDS encoding c-type cytochrome, coding for MSCTRFGQVLASRRSTGYRLAMQPANRVGVLFSVLAMMSAQALAGDAGRGEAIFRSTCASCHVKPTRLKTPLSQIREKLASRAIPAHQLVHLSEQDCEDLLAHIAAKR